From Calothrix sp. PCC 6303, a single genomic window includes:
- a CDS encoding DUF760 domain-containing protein produces MSNHPNRVSEFFNSDSETGNLLWQYVKSLSPETVTQLSKPTSNEVFQVMERNIVGLLGHLPSEHFGVTITTNRENLGRLLASAMISGYFLRNAEQRMDFEVALQGSESEEDTQEL; encoded by the coding sequence ATGAGTAACCACCCAAACCGAGTTTCCGAATTTTTCAACAGCGACTCAGAAACAGGTAACTTATTGTGGCAGTACGTAAAATCCTTGAGTCCAGAAACGGTTACTCAACTGTCAAAACCAACCTCAAACGAAGTTTTCCAAGTGATGGAACGTAATATAGTTGGTTTACTAGGTCACTTGCCTTCCGAGCATTTTGGTGTCACGATTACTACAAATCGTGAAAATCTTGGTCGTTTGCTTGCTTCCGCAATGATTAGCGGTTACTTTCTCCGTAATGCCGAACAACGAATGGATTTTGAAGTAGCTTTGCAAGGATCTGAATCTGAAGAAGATACTCAAGAATTATAA
- the mutT gene encoding 8-oxo-dGTP diphosphatase MutT produces MNQNIDNIPHKIIGVAVIWNDQKQVLIDRRLPKGDMAGLWEFPGGKIEAGETIKDCIQREIKEELGIEIEVRKHLVTIDHTYPNFRITLTVHHCCHLAGIPQTIECEEVRWVDLEDLDNFEFPAANQEIIKALRDGEFRGTYEKN; encoded by the coding sequence ATGAATCAAAATATAGATAATATTCCCCATAAAATTATTGGCGTCGCGGTCATTTGGAATGATCAAAAGCAAGTATTAATCGATCGTCGGCTACCCAAAGGTGATATGGCTGGTTTATGGGAATTTCCTGGTGGAAAAATTGAAGCGGGAGAAACAATCAAAGATTGTATACAGCGAGAAATTAAAGAAGAACTAGGCATTGAAATTGAAGTCCGCAAGCATCTTGTTACTATCGACCATACCTATCCTAATTTTAGAATCACATTAACAGTACATCACTGCTGCCATCTTGCAGGTATCCCCCAAACCATTGAGTGCGAGGAAGTACGATGGGTAGATTTAGAAGATTTAGATAACTTTGAATTTCCAGCCGCTAACCAAGAAATTATCAAAGCATTGAGGGATGGGGAATTTCGTGGAACTTATGAAAAAAATTGA
- a CDS encoding TMEM165/GDT1 family protein gives MKLDSVPNDFIGLPQSQSHSELNPQAVNLTSSVVATQEHSSSVVSGVSRKSESIFVTFGTTFVTIFLAEIGDKTQLSTLLMSAQSHNPWVVFLGSAAALITTSFLGVVLGSWVSTKLSPKTVEKSAGVMLLLISIMLFWDVINN, from the coding sequence GTGAAACTTGACTCTGTACCAAATGACTTTATTGGCTTACCTCAATCACAAAGCCACTCAGAATTGAATCCACAAGCAGTAAATTTAACTTCTTCAGTAGTTGCGACTCAGGAACATTCATCTTCTGTAGTCAGTGGAGTCTCTCGGAAATCAGAGTCAATATTTGTGACTTTTGGCACTACATTTGTAACTATATTTTTAGCAGAAATTGGCGATAAAACCCAACTATCAACGCTTCTGATGAGCGCTCAATCTCATAATCCTTGGGTAGTATTTCTCGGTTCAGCAGCAGCTTTAATTACTACTAGTTTTCTAGGGGTAGTGTTGGGTAGTTGGGTTTCTACCAAGCTATCACCGAAAACAGTAGAAAAATCAGCAGGTGTCATGCTGTTGCTAATTTCCATAATGCTATTTTGGGATGTGATCAACAATTAA
- a CDS encoding Dps family protein: protein MQTQASNVNIGIDDANRAKIAEGLSRMLADTYTLYLKTHNFHWNVTGPMFQTLHLMFETQYNELALAVDLIAERIRSLGYPAPGTYSEYAKLSSIPETAGVPKAKEMIRLLVEGQEAVVRTARSIFPILEEVNDEPTADLLTQRMQVHEKTAWMLRSLLEE, encoded by the coding sequence ATGCAAACCCAAGCTTCTAATGTAAACATCGGCATTGATGATGCTAACAGAGCTAAAATTGCCGAAGGGCTTTCGCGGATGTTAGCGGACACCTATACCTTGTACTTGAAAACGCACAATTTTCACTGGAATGTAACAGGACCAATGTTTCAAACTTTGCACTTGATGTTTGAAACACAATATAATGAATTAGCATTAGCTGTGGACTTAATCGCTGAAAGAATCCGTTCTTTAGGTTATCCAGCACCAGGAACTTACAGCGAGTATGCAAAACTTAGTTCTATCCCCGAAACAGCCGGAGTTCCCAAAGCAAAAGAAATGATTCGTCTTTTGGTGGAAGGACAAGAAGCAGTTGTGCGGACTGCGAGATCCATTTTCCCCATTTTAGAAGAAGTTAACGACGAACCGACAGCTGATCTATTGACCCAAAGAATGCAAGTTCACGAAAAAACAGCTTGGATGTTGCGGAGTTTACTGGAAGAATAA
- a CDS encoding ADP-ribosylglycohydrolase family protein: MRRASGCLFGLAFGDALGAKTEFLSVEEIIRRFPPQGPKELEDNPALVTDDTQMTLAVGEALIAVASGEYTANTLEPVLRKAFVDWCNSPDNNRAPGMTCLSACEKLETGIPWYEATVAESKGCGANMRVAPVAFLGVEQQGAIAQFQAALTHGHPTALVGSDLTARAIHFLIQGCQIKELPAQLRNYAYEQRTVYHHDWLGNLWERPYTKTPEEFISRGWDECLGILDRLDAALINPDYDTDPCLATGAGWIAEEAFGTGLLCFLLYPEEPVKALQRAAVTSGDSDSIACLTGAFAGTYLGMSVWSEDWISKIEYRDRLERLSKFWD; the protein is encoded by the coding sequence ATGCGTCGTGCTTCTGGATGTTTATTTGGATTAGCTTTCGGGGATGCTTTAGGTGCTAAGACAGAATTTTTGTCAGTAGAGGAAATTATCCGTCGTTTCCCACCCCAAGGTCCAAAAGAATTAGAAGATAATCCTGCTTTAGTTACAGATGATACACAGATGACTTTAGCTGTCGGTGAGGCTTTGATTGCTGTAGCATCTGGGGAATATACAGCTAATACTCTGGAACCAGTTTTGAGGAAAGCTTTTGTTGATTGGTGCAATAGTCCAGATAATAACCGCGCACCAGGGATGACTTGCTTAAGTGCCTGTGAAAAATTGGAAACAGGTATACCTTGGTATGAAGCGACTGTGGCAGAATCTAAGGGTTGCGGTGCGAATATGCGGGTAGCACCAGTAGCCTTTTTAGGAGTGGAACAACAGGGGGCAATTGCCCAATTCCAAGCAGCATTGACCCATGGTCATCCTACCGCATTAGTAGGATCCGATTTGACCGCAAGAGCTATACATTTCCTCATTCAAGGTTGCCAAATCAAGGAATTACCTGCTCAACTTCGCAACTATGCTTACGAACAACGTACAGTTTACCATCACGATTGGTTAGGAAATTTGTGGGAACGTCCCTATACTAAAACACCTGAAGAGTTTATTAGTAGAGGCTGGGATGAGTGTTTAGGCATTTTAGATCGCCTTGATGCAGCCTTAATTAACCCCGATTATGACACAGATCCTTGTTTAGCTACTGGTGCAGGTTGGATTGCAGAAGAAGCTTTCGGGACTGGGCTTTTATGCTTTTTATTGTATCCAGAAGAGCCAGTAAAAGCCTTGCAAAGAGCAGCGGTTACTTCCGGAGATTCTGACTCTATTGCCTGTTTGACAGGGGCTTTCGCTGGTACTTATTTGGGTATGTCTGTATGGTCAGAAGATTGGATAAGTAAAATTGAATACCGGGATAGATTAGAAAGATTAAGTAAATTTTGGGATTAA
- the dusB gene encoding tRNA dihydrouridine synthase DusB: MLSPTLQTRLSTPLKIGTLQLKSRVFQSPLSGVTDLVFRRLVRRYAPESMLYTEMVHASNLQYVKEIPKIMEVDPNERPISIQLFDCRPHFLAEAAQKAVEEGADTVDINMGCPVNKITKKGGGSSLLRQPELAETIVREVVKAVDVPVTIKTRIGWDDEEITILDFAKRMEDAGAKMITVHARTRAQGYNGSARWEWIGKVKKILEIPVIANGDIFSVESAVDCLEVTGADGVMCSRGTLGYPFLVGEIDYFLKHGEYLPPPTAIERLTCAKEHLQALYEYKGDRGIQQARKHMAWYAKGFVGAAELRGDLSKVENVQQGVEMIDLVIEKLETGIAF; this comes from the coding sequence ATGCTATCTCCCACTCTCCAAACTAGACTTTCCACACCTCTCAAAATCGGAACCCTCCAACTCAAAAGTCGAGTTTTTCAATCGCCACTTTCAGGTGTTACAGATTTAGTATTTCGTCGCTTAGTTCGTCGCTATGCACCGGAATCAATGCTGTATACCGAAATGGTACATGCATCAAATTTACAATATGTCAAGGAAATACCCAAAATTATGGAGGTAGATCCAAATGAACGCCCTATCAGTATTCAACTATTCGATTGTCGTCCCCATTTTCTGGCAGAAGCAGCCCAAAAGGCAGTAGAAGAAGGTGCCGATACGGTTGATATTAATATGGGATGTCCGGTAAATAAAATTACCAAAAAAGGTGGTGGTTCCTCTTTACTTAGACAACCAGAATTAGCAGAAACAATTGTGAGGGAAGTTGTGAAAGCTGTAGATGTTCCTGTCACCATCAAAACCAGGATTGGTTGGGATGATGAGGAAATTACAATTCTCGATTTTGCGAAGAGAATGGAGGATGCAGGGGCAAAAATGATTACTGTTCATGCCAGGACTCGCGCCCAAGGATATAATGGCTCTGCTCGGTGGGAATGGATTGGGAAAGTGAAGAAAATATTAGAAATTCCAGTTATTGCCAATGGGGATATTTTTTCGGTAGAGTCGGCGGTGGACTGTTTGGAAGTAACGGGTGCAGATGGGGTGATGTGTTCACGGGGAACCCTGGGATATCCGTTTTTAGTAGGTGAGATTGATTATTTCCTCAAGCATGGGGAATATTTGCCACCACCAACTGCAATCGAAAGATTGACATGTGCAAAGGAACATTTACAGGCTTTGTACGAATATAAGGGTGACAGAGGAATTCAACAAGCCCGTAAACACATGGCTTGGTATGCTAAGGGTTTTGTGGGTGCTGCTGAGTTGCGGGGAGATTTGAGTAAAGTTGAAAATGTACAGCAGGGTGTAGAAATGATTGATTTAGTAATTGAGAAGTTAGAAACTGGAATTGCGTTTTAA
- a CDS encoding transketolase — protein MTATTPKPTSAYPDFCEGIQYFGESLPEFAKYGKESAISGVAVNSSDDAAVYQTILYADALRYLTLQVTGSKASGHPGGFASQAEAYAALVMLGYKNIITEVGHHAPGFYSAMFLDRSLEDMGITNVQQLRDRFREQHGLLGHLSGYIPGILAPAGPLGQGQHFAMSAALLHRDKLFPFTVGDGGLGEPYIMSSMGHFHTAYPEVTNFLPVLVWNGFSQEHHSMVSTKTNAEMIQYWQGNGFDEVILVDAKDFDDQNQPGDYVDGTAFSFTKRMEFTKAILTEVDRAAKSALGGKLTVFIIKQLKGAGVHARGAKSHNLYPKDTLDAPHIADTLKAIALSPEAWQLVRSNLEKAGGGSASKTAVTEFELAIADIGTLPLEEYAVGGEAKVATTAMGRLVGIVGQKDKQFIVTNADGNEASGIANINQALKINHPVKDDLYNQAPGGQVYEPLSEDACAGLAAGLALMGARTLWCSYESFAINGLPIWQTVIQAMAELRRQTPSTITLYTAGALEQGRNGWTHQRPEIEAYFAAMMRNGNVFPLFPCDANSIQVCYDWALTTKNKGIVITASKSPLAIRTTFAQTKEGLENGAVVLQETPGNKMVVFAVIGDITLLPAYEAAKKLQEQGVGSRIVSIINPRRLYRADDVAWSTCSEADGGFLDDAKFNQIFGGDALIGVTGGAAAMLEPIMLRSTSPRDTFAWKRGETTASAGELMAFNGITADALVKRGISLVG, from the coding sequence ATGACAGCAACAACCCCAAAACCAACTTCAGCATATCCGGATTTCTGCGAAGGTATCCAATATTTTGGGGAATCGCTACCGGAATTTGCTAAATATGGAAAAGAGAGTGCAATATCTGGTGTTGCCGTCAACAGTAGTGATGATGCCGCAGTCTACCAAACAATTCTCTATGCTGATGCACTGCGCTATTTAACTTTGCAAGTTACCGGAAGTAAAGCGTCAGGACACCCCGGCGGCTTTGCTAGTCAAGCAGAAGCTTATGCAGCTTTGGTCATGCTGGGCTACAAAAATATTATCACCGAAGTAGGACACCATGCCCCCGGATTTTATAGTGCCATGTTCTTAGATCGCTCCCTAGAAGACATGGGTATTACTAACGTACAACAATTACGCGATCGCTTCCGCGAACAACATGGCTTATTAGGGCATCTTTCCGGTTATATTCCTGGTATTCTTGCACCTGCTGGACCTCTAGGACAAGGACAACATTTTGCCATGTCAGCAGCACTTCTCCATCGTGACAAGTTGTTTCCCTTCACAGTCGGGGATGGTGGTTTGGGTGAACCCTACATCATGAGTTCCATGGGACATTTCCATACAGCTTACCCAGAAGTTACCAATTTTCTCCCTGTTTTGGTGTGGAATGGATTTAGTCAAGAACATCACAGTATGGTTTCCACCAAAACTAACGCGGAGATGATTCAATATTGGCAAGGTAATGGTTTTGATGAAGTGATTTTGGTAGATGCCAAAGACTTTGATGATCAAAATCAACCTGGTGACTACGTTGATGGTACTGCCTTCTCCTTTACCAAGAGAATGGAATTTACCAAAGCCATTTTAACAGAAGTAGATCGAGCGGCAAAATCTGCATTAGGTGGCAAACTCACCGTATTTATCATTAAACAACTCAAGGGAGCCGGAGTCCACGCCAGAGGTGCAAAATCCCATAACTTGTATCCCAAAGATACCTTAGATGCTCCCCATATAGCTGATACACTGAAAGCGATCGCACTTTCACCAGAAGCTTGGCAATTGGTACGCAGCAACTTGGAAAAAGCTGGTGGAGGTTCTGCATCCAAAACTGCCGTTACCGAATTTGAATTAGCAATAGCAGACATTGGTACTTTACCCCTAGAGGAATACGCAGTGGGAGGAGAAGCCAAAGTTGCCACCACCGCTATGGGAAGATTAGTTGGTATAGTAGGGCAAAAAGATAAGCAATTCATCGTCACCAACGCAGATGGAAATGAAGCATCGGGAATTGCCAACATTAACCAGGCGTTGAAAATTAATCACCCTGTTAAAGATGATTTGTATAACCAAGCACCAGGTGGGCAAGTTTACGAACCCCTGAGTGAAGATGCCTGTGCCGGACTAGCAGCAGGTTTGGCGTTGATGGGTGCCAGAACATTATGGTGTTCCTACGAGTCCTTTGCTATTAATGGGCTACCAATATGGCAAACCGTCATCCAAGCCATGGCAGAATTACGCCGCCAAACCCCTTCAACTATTACTCTATACACAGCGGGAGCCTTAGAGCAAGGACGCAACGGCTGGACACACCAACGTCCAGAAATCGAAGCTTACTTTGCCGCAATGATGCGAAACGGGAATGTTTTCCCCCTATTTCCTTGCGATGCTAACAGTATTCAAGTTTGTTACGATTGGGCATTAACAACTAAGAATAAAGGAATTGTGATTACTGCTAGTAAGTCACCTTTGGCAATTAGAACTACCTTTGCTCAGACAAAAGAAGGCTTAGAAAATGGTGCGGTGGTATTGCAAGAAACACCTGGAAATAAAATGGTAGTTTTTGCAGTTATTGGAGACATCACATTATTACCAGCCTACGAAGCTGCTAAAAAACTGCAAGAACAAGGTGTTGGAAGTCGGATAGTTTCTATTATTAATCCTCGCCGTTTGTATCGTGCTGATGATGTGGCTTGGAGTACCTGTTCGGAAGCTGACGGAGGCTTTTTGGATGATGCTAAATTCAATCAAATCTTTGGTGGAGATGCCTTAATTGGTGTCACAGGTGGTGCAGCGGCAATGCTGGAACCTATCATGTTGCGAAGTACTTCTCCACGGGATACCTTTGCCTGGAAGCGTGGGGAAACTACCGCCAGTGCAGGTGAATTGATGGCGTTTAATGGTATTACTGCGGATGCATTAGTGAAGCGGGGAATTAGTTTGGTAGGGTAG
- a CDS encoding lecithin retinol acyltransferase family protein, whose product MEKGDHIYIYLREKVTGKKFTHHGIYIGDNRVIHYWDGKIRRGKIYKDKWLRRSIKIQEYEKCYCSERVVKRAKKRLGERKYNLILNNCEHFTYWCKTGKHKSRQVKDMIKIPKIKIPTIKLRKIKLRFF is encoded by the coding sequence ATGGAAAAAGGCGACCACATATATATTTATTTGCGCGAAAAAGTCACAGGTAAAAAGTTTACTCATCATGGTATTTACATTGGCGATAATCGAGTAATTCATTATTGGGATGGAAAAATAAGACGCGGCAAGATATATAAGGATAAATGGCTACGCAGAAGTATTAAGATCCAAGAATATGAAAAATGTTATTGCTCAGAACGTGTAGTTAAAAGAGCAAAGAAAAGGTTAGGAGAACGTAAATATAATCTAATTTTAAATAATTGTGAGCATTTTACATATTGGTGTAAGACTGGTAAACATAAAAGTAGACAGGTGAAGGATATGATTAAAATCCCTAAAATTAAAATCCCTACAATTAAACTACGTAAAATTAAACTAAGATTCTTCTAA
- a CDS encoding tetratricopeptide repeat protein produces MDWITLLRSLQSDFLSRLLSGSLLHCQIEGQHSELTVISGERLRGLRDFCWQMAEKYKRVSPVRDVFISFLKGKLGEEVVRERLAGLITEVDYEKRIGGDGNVDFTLSGNPLVGVEVKSRYGSIDRVTWSVSAEEVAKNAVIVCVLIQENVHEAQSQYHMILAGFLPTAMIKLRTGRISFGIEQLLYGGGLSCYLQEFSSNSQGLLNRKKYPGDEFVRNSQKIAVSEEDKNPSQSLAELINSYLKTGDDHFARGNYEVAVSRYQEALKLDIDNSEIYYKIGLSKYHLKDYDEAIRDLVKVVSLNPHHLQALHKLGLARYQGGELENAIALFTQALQINPHDARIYVHRAEVRSRLGDNQGAIEDYHQAMKLNPIIAENQEYLQPIGIHPEDVEGFRNRGNSRYDIGDFTGAIQDYTSALQINPHDADIYYNRANVKYDMADIKGALDDYNQVIKINPYDAEAYFSRGNLRRESGDKQGAIEDFEKATELYRQEGKLAEHKSAKEQILDLEIEESLDILDF; encoded by the coding sequence ATGGACTGGATTACCCTACTGCGATCGCTGCAATCAGATTTTTTAAGTCGGTTGTTATCAGGTTCGTTGCTGCACTGTCAAATTGAGGGACAGCATAGTGAATTAACCGTCATCTCTGGTGAGAGATTGAGGGGTTTACGGGATTTCTGCTGGCAAATGGCGGAAAAATATAAACGGGTTTCTCCGGTAAGAGATGTCTTTATTAGCTTTTTGAAGGGGAAGTTGGGAGAAGAGGTTGTTCGGGAAAGATTAGCAGGTTTAATTACTGAAGTTGACTATGAGAAGCGGATTGGTGGTGATGGAAATGTTGATTTTACCCTGAGTGGGAATCCCTTGGTGGGTGTGGAGGTAAAATCAAGATATGGAAGCATTGATCGAGTAACATGGTCGGTAAGTGCAGAGGAAGTAGCTAAAAATGCGGTGATTGTGTGTGTCTTAATTCAGGAAAATGTTCATGAAGCGCAATCACAGTACCACATGATTTTAGCGGGTTTTTTACCAACAGCAATGATTAAGTTGCGAACTGGAAGAATTTCTTTTGGAATTGAACAGTTGCTTTATGGTGGTGGTTTGAGTTGTTATTTACAAGAGTTTTCTAGCAATTCTCAAGGTTTACTGAATCGGAAAAAATATCCAGGAGATGAGTTTGTTAGAAATTCGCAAAAGATAGCTGTTTCTGAGGAGGATAAAAATCCTAGTCAGAGTTTAGCAGAGTTAATTAATTCATATCTGAAAACAGGGGACGATCATTTTGCTAGGGGTAACTACGAAGTGGCAGTTTCTAGATATCAGGAAGCTTTAAAGTTAGATATAGATAATTCAGAAATTTACTATAAAATTGGTTTATCTAAATATCATCTAAAAGATTATGATGAAGCAATTAGGGATTTAGTAAAGGTAGTTAGTCTGAATCCTCATCATCTCCAGGCATTACACAAACTAGGTTTAGCACGATATCAAGGAGGTGAATTGGAGAATGCGATCGCACTATTCACCCAAGCGTTGCAAATTAACCCCCACGATGCACGAATTTACGTTCACCGTGCAGAAGTGCGATCGCGCTTGGGAGATAATCAAGGTGCTATCGAGGATTATCATCAAGCAATGAAGCTAAATCCCATCATAGCTGAGAATCAGGAGTATTTACAGCCTATTGGTATTCATCCTGAAGATGTTGAAGGTTTTCGCAATCGTGGCAACTCTCGCTATGATATTGGCGATTTTACTGGTGCAATTCAAGATTACACAAGCGCTTTACAAATTAATCCCCATGATGCAGATATTTACTACAATCGTGCGAATGTTAAGTACGACATGGCTGATATTAAAGGCGCTTTGGATGATTATAACCAAGTAATTAAGATTAATCCCTATGATGCTGAAGCTTATTTTAGTCGTGGGAATTTGCGTCGGGAATCAGGAGATAAGCAAGGTGCTATTGAAGACTTTGAAAAAGCGACAGAATTATATCGTCAGGAAGGAAAATTAGCTGAACATAAAAGTGCAAAGGAACAAATTTTAGATTTAGAAATCGAAGAATCTTTAGATATTTTAGATTTTTAA
- the psbA gene encoding photosystem II q(b) protein — protein MTTTIRRRESSRWDNFCEWITSTENRIYVGWFGVLMIPTLLSAVICFIIGFIAAPPVDIDGIREPVAGSLIYGNNIISGAVVPSSNAIGLHFYPIWEAASMDEWLYNGGPYQLVCFHFLIGIFCWMGRQWELSYRLGMRPWICVAYSAPVAAATSVFLIYPIGQGSFSDGMPLGIAGTFNFMLVFQAEHNILMHPFHMLGVAGVFGGSLFSAMHGSLVTSSLVRETTETESLNYGYVFGQEEETYNIVAAHGYFGRLIFQYASFNNSRSLHFLLGAWPVIGIWFTALGISTMAFNLNGFNFNQSVLDTQGHVINTWADVINRANLGMEVMHERNAHNFPLDLAAGLEVPVAVSAPAING, from the coding sequence ATGACCACAACAATAAGAAGACGCGAAAGCAGTCGATGGGATAATTTCTGCGAGTGGATTACTAGCACCGAAAACCGCATATATGTAGGTTGGTTCGGTGTATTGATGATCCCTACCCTTCTTTCAGCTGTAATCTGCTTCATCATTGGTTTTATCGCTGCACCACCTGTAGATATTGATGGTATCCGCGAGCCTGTTGCTGGATCTTTAATCTACGGTAACAACATTATTTCTGGTGCAGTTGTACCCTCATCCAACGCCATCGGCTTGCACTTTTACCCAATTTGGGAAGCCGCTTCGATGGATGAATGGCTCTACAATGGTGGTCCTTACCAGCTTGTTTGTTTCCACTTCCTCATCGGTATTTTTTGCTGGATGGGTCGTCAGTGGGAACTTAGCTACCGCTTAGGAATGCGTCCTTGGATTTGCGTAGCTTACTCTGCACCTGTAGCGGCTGCAACCTCTGTGTTCTTAATTTACCCCATCGGTCAAGGTTCATTCTCTGATGGTATGCCTTTGGGTATCGCTGGAACCTTCAACTTCATGTTGGTATTCCAAGCAGAACACAACATCTTGATGCACCCCTTCCACATGTTAGGTGTGGCTGGTGTGTTCGGTGGTTCGTTGTTCAGTGCAATGCATGGTTCACTAGTGACCTCCAGCTTGGTACGTGAAACAACTGAAACCGAATCATTGAACTACGGTTACGTATTCGGTCAAGAAGAAGAAACCTACAACATTGTTGCAGCACACGGTTACTTCGGTCGTTTGATTTTCCAATACGCATCATTTAACAACAGCCGTAGCTTACACTTCTTGTTAGGTGCTTGGCCCGTAATTGGTATCTGGTTTACTGCTTTAGGTATCAGCACCATGGCATTCAACCTGAATGGTTTCAACTTCAACCAATCAGTACTTGATACACAAGGTCATGTAATCAATACTTGGGCTGATGTAATCAACCGCGCTAACTTGGGTATGGAAGTAATGCACGAGCGTAATGCTCACAACTTCCCACTGGATTTGGCTGCTGGTTTAGAAGTTCCTGTAGCAGTTAGCGCTCCAGCAATCAATGGTTAA
- the psbA gene encoding photosystem II q(b) protein, which translates to MTTTLQRRESANVWEQFCNWIASTENRLYIGWFGVLMIPTLLAATTCFIVAFIAAPPVDIDGIREPVAGSLMYGNNIISGAVVPSSNAIGLHFYPIWEAASLDEWLYNGGPYQLVVFHFLIGVFCYMGREWELSYRLGMRPWICVAYSAPVAAATAVFLIYPIGQGSFSDGMPLGISGTFNFMLVFQAEHNILMHPFHQLGVAGVFGGSLFSAMHGSLVTSSLVRETTETESQNYGYKFGQEEETYNIVAAHGYFGRLIFQYASFNNSRSLHFLLAAWPVVGIWFTSLGISTMAFNLNGFNFNQSVIDTQGRVINTWADVINRANLGMEVMHERNAHNFPLDLAAGDASPVALSAPAING; encoded by the coding sequence ATGACCACAACCTTACAAAGACGCGAAAGCGCCAACGTATGGGAACAATTCTGTAACTGGATTGCCAGCACAGAAAACCGTCTATACATCGGCTGGTTCGGCGTATTGATGATCCCAACCCTACTTGCAGCAACAACCTGCTTCATCGTAGCCTTCATCGCAGCACCCCCAGTAGACATCGACGGAATCCGTGAACCAGTAGCAGGTTCCTTGATGTACGGAAACAACATCATTTCCGGTGCAGTTGTTCCTTCATCCAACGCAATTGGACTTCACTTCTACCCAATTTGGGAAGCAGCATCCCTAGATGAGTGGTTGTACAATGGTGGTCCTTACCAACTAGTAGTATTCCACTTCCTCATCGGCGTATTCTGCTACATGGGACGTGAGTGGGAATTATCCTACCGCTTAGGAATGCGTCCTTGGATCTGCGTAGCATACTCAGCACCAGTAGCAGCAGCAACCGCAGTATTCTTAATCTACCCAATCGGACAAGGTTCATTCTCAGATGGTATGCCCTTAGGCATCTCAGGAACATTCAACTTCATGTTGGTATTCCAAGCAGAACATAACATCTTGATGCACCCCTTCCACCAGTTAGGAGTAGCAGGGGTATTCGGTGGTTCATTGTTCAGTGCAATGCACGGTTCACTAGTAACCTCCTCCTTAGTACGTGAAACAACCGAAACCGAAAGCCAAAACTACGGTTACAAATTCGGTCAAGAAGAAGAGACCTACAACATCGTTGCAGCACACGGCTACTTCGGTCGTCTAATCTTCCAATACGCATCCTTCAACAACAGCCGCAGCTTACACTTCTTGTTAGCAGCATGGCCAGTAGTAGGAATCTGGTTCACCAGCTTGGGAATCAGCACCATGGCATTCAACCTGAACGGATTCAACTTCAACCAATCAGTAATTGACACCCAAGGTCGCGTCATCAACACATGGGCAGACGTAATCAACCGGGCTAACCTAGGTATGGAAGTAATGCACGAGCGTAACGCTCACAACTTCCCCTTAGACTTGGCTGCTGGTGATGCTTCACCTGTTGCATTATCTGCACCTGCTATCAACGGTTAA